A genomic stretch from Thermodesulfobacteriota bacterium includes:
- a CDS encoding cupin domain-containing protein encodes MSEIRIKKPSKEELDTLGIDRWSPWSCEPSAFDWEYDAEETAYVFEGKVEVKTPSGTVEINKGDLVTFPKGLKCTWRVIEPIRKVYTFK; translated from the coding sequence ATGTCTGAGATAAGAATCAAAAAACCATCTAAGGAAGAGCTGGATACGTTGGGTATAGACAGATGGAGTCCCTGGTCGTGCGAGCCGAGCGCCTTTGACTGGGAGTACGACGCCGAAGAGACGGCCTACGTATTTGAAGGCAAGGTAGAGGTGAAAACCCCGTCAGGCACGGTTGAGATCAACAAGGGCGACCTGGTTACCTTTCCCAAGGGGCTTAAATGCACCTGGAGGGTGATCGAACCCATACGAAAGGTTTATACGTTTAAATAG
- a CDS encoding flavin reductase family protein, translating to MQQIVSKAISHGVYIITARFRDNSNGMTAAWVSQASMRPLLLMASIAPMRYTHGLIEKARYFTVNALPEGRQDLAKHFGLKSGRKVDKFEGISFFDAPNGSPVLNDALAYFECSLTDSFTAGDHTLFVGEVVSAKILKEDVRPLIFRWEDYF from the coding sequence ATGCAACAGATAGTTTCGAAGGCCATTTCACATGGGGTTTATATTATCACGGCACGGTTCAGGGACAACAGCAATGGTATGACGGCGGCATGGGTCTCGCAGGCCTCCATGCGTCCGCTTTTGCTGATGGCCTCTATAGCTCCCATGCGCTACACCCACGGGCTTATAGAAAAGGCGCGTTATTTTACCGTAAACGCGCTTCCGGAGGGGAGACAGGATCTGGCCAAACATTTTGGGCTTAAGAGCGGCAGGAAGGTGGATAAATTTGAAGGCATCTCCTTTTTTGATGCCCCCAATGGGTCGCCGGTCTTAAACGATGCCCTGGCCTACTTTGAGTGCAGCCTGACCGACTCCTTTACCGCCGGAGATCACACGCTTTTTGTCGGGGAAGTGGTCTCGGCGAAGATACTTAAAGAAGATGTCCGGCCCCTCATCTTTCGCTGGGAAGATTATTTTTGA